From the Candidatus Krumholzibacteriota bacterium genome, one window contains:
- a CDS encoding N(4)-(beta-N-acetylglucosaminyl)-L-asparaginase: MPLDRLNAEGASRGGESVPTALSTWPHGLAANEAAWAILAAGGTALDAVEAGARVTEDDPGVTSVGYGGYPDAAGRVTLDASIMGPDGLAGAVAFVDGFRHPVSIARAVMERTDHVMLAGAGAEAFARRCGFEKSGLLTDRAREAWRTWKRGGGKTIPPGEDHDTIGVLALDATGDLAGACTTSGAAFKLRGRVGDSPIPGAGLFVDNEVGAAAATGRGEAIMRVCGTFLVVEHMRRGGSPRDACAEALERIVLAHGGRTDFQVAFVALDRTGNVGACSLREGFEYAIRRDGRNELVAADSLR, from the coding sequence ATGCCGCTCGACAGGTTGAACGCGGAGGGCGCATCGCGCGGCGGCGAATCGGTTCCGACGGCGCTCTCGACGTGGCCGCACGGCCTCGCCGCCAACGAGGCGGCGTGGGCGATCCTCGCCGCCGGCGGGACGGCCCTCGACGCCGTCGAGGCGGGGGCGCGCGTGACGGAGGACGACCCCGGGGTGACGAGCGTCGGCTACGGCGGTTATCCCGATGCGGCCGGGCGCGTCACCCTCGACGCATCGATCATGGGCCCGGACGGCCTGGCCGGCGCGGTCGCCTTCGTCGATGGTTTCCGCCACCCCGTCTCGATCGCGCGCGCGGTGATGGAGCGGACCGACCACGTGATGCTCGCCGGCGCCGGCGCCGAAGCATTCGCCCGCCGGTGCGGTTTCGAAAAGAGCGGACTGCTGACCGACCGGGCCCGGGAGGCGTGGCGGACGTGGAAGCGGGGCGGGGGAAAGACGATCCCGCCCGGCGAAGACCACGACACGATCGGCGTTCTCGCGCTCGACGCGACCGGCGATCTCGCCGGCGCCTGCACGACCAGCGGCGCGGCCTTCAAGCTCCGCGGCCGGGTGGGCGATTCGCCGATCCCCGGCGCGGGGCTTTTCGTCGACAACGAGGTCGGCGCGGCCGCGGCCACCGGCCGGGGCGAGGCGATCATGCGGGTCTGCGGAACGTTTCTCGTGGTCGAGCATATGAGAAGAGGCGGTTCACCCCGCGATGCCTGCGCCGAGGCGCTCGAACGGATCGTGCTGGCGCACGGGGGACGGACGGATTTCCAGGTCGCCTTCGTCGCCCTCGATCGAACGGGCAACGTCGGCGCGTGTTCCCTCCGGGAGGGATTCGAATACGCCATCAGGCGGGACGGCCGGAACGAACTCGTCGCGGCCGACAGCCTGCGTTGA
- a CDS encoding succinate dehydrogenase iron-sulfur subunit, with the protein MAMMTFKIHRFNPDDERRGRYVQEYQVDVRKGMTILDCLNEIKWKQDGTLTFRRSCRSGICGSCAMWVNGMNRLACETQAATLGSNRIEIRPMPGYPVVKDLAVSLDPLVRGLMAVKPWLIANGPPPTDQERLQSPEEREKLLGLYECILCGACTSSCPSFWADGDYIGPHAFLKAYRFVADSRDDGAKAHLDACDDKHGLWRCHTIFNCVEACPKDLNPTKAISELKKELVRRKIG; encoded by the coding sequence ATGGCGATGATGACGTTCAAGATTCATCGGTTCAATCCCGACGACGAGCGCCGGGGCCGGTACGTGCAGGAGTACCAGGTCGACGTCCGCAAGGGGATGACGATCCTCGACTGCCTCAACGAGATCAAGTGGAAGCAGGACGGCACCCTGACCTTCCGGCGTTCGTGCCGGAGCGGCATCTGCGGCTCCTGCGCCATGTGGGTCAACGGGATGAACCGGCTCGCCTGCGAGACGCAGGCCGCCACGCTCGGCTCGAACCGGATCGAGATCCGGCCCATGCCCGGCTATCCCGTCGTCAAGGATCTCGCCGTCTCGCTCGATCCGCTCGTTCGCGGGCTCATGGCGGTCAAGCCCTGGCTCATCGCGAACGGCCCGCCGCCCACCGACCAGGAGCGGCTGCAGAGCCCCGAGGAGCGCGAGAAGCTCCTGGGGCTCTACGAGTGCATCCTTTGCGGCGCATGCACGAGCTCCTGTCCCTCCTTCTGGGCGGACGGCGACTACATCGGGCCCCACGCCTTCCTCAAGGCGTACCGTTTCGTGGCGGACAGCCGCGACGACGGCGCGAAGGCCCATCTCGACGCGTGCGACGACAAGCACGGCCTGTGGCGCTGCCACACGATCTTCAACTGTGTCGAGGCGTGTCCGAAGGACCTGAACCCGACGAAGGCGATATCCGAACTCAAGAAGGAGCTCGTCCGCAGGAAGATCGGGTAG
- a CDS encoding succinate dehydrogenase flavoprotein subunit encodes MDPETIHDVEGVGVHYVHRHDVIVVGAGLAGMRAAVEASAEFDVAVISKVFPTRSHSGAAQGGIAASLANEEEDHWEWHMFDTVKGSDYLGDQDAIEILVKEAPVVVREFEHMGSPFSRTPEGRIAQRKFGGHTKDFGRGGPVLRACYAVDRTGHALLHTLYEHCMKNGVRFYPEFYATELIIRDGVCRGIVAWDVINGGVHVFHAKAVMFGTGGYGKVFKITSNALANTGDGLSLVLRAGLPLEDMEFVQFHPTGLYLQGILVSEAARGEGGYLINDTGERFMERYAPDKLELAPRDLVSRSIQTEINEGRGIGGEAYVHLDLTHLGAEKIMRQLPQIHELAWKFLHVDCTKEPIPIQPTAHYSMGGIPTDKDARVLLDGKETPVTGFFAGGECACVSVHGGNRLGTNSLLEASLFGRRAGKSMVRFLRETREFPELPADAARVSIAEIDRVLSADGDQRVSDLREELQERMTRDCGIFRNAEKLEAMMADLVSLEKRFARIRIDDRSRRFNYDLLEAIELGHMLEFSELIVAGALKRQESRGAHSRVDFPKRDDEKWLKHTLAWKTGGEVRFDYKPVVITRFQPKERTY; translated from the coding sequence ATGGATCCCGAAACCATCCATGACGTCGAGGGCGTGGGCGTCCATTACGTCCATCGCCACGACGTGATCGTCGTCGGGGCCGGTCTTGCCGGCATGCGCGCCGCCGTCGAAGCCTCCGCGGAATTCGACGTCGCGGTCATCAGCAAGGTCTTCCCGACACGCTCCCACAGCGGCGCCGCCCAGGGCGGCATCGCCGCCTCCCTCGCGAACGAGGAAGAGGATCACTGGGAGTGGCACATGTTCGACACGGTGAAGGGGAGCGACTACCTGGGAGACCAGGACGCGATCGAGATCCTCGTCAAGGAGGCCCCGGTCGTCGTGCGCGAGTTCGAGCACATGGGCTCGCCCTTCTCCCGCACACCCGAGGGACGGATCGCCCAGCGGAAGTTCGGCGGGCACACGAAGGATTTCGGCCGCGGCGGCCCCGTCCTTCGCGCCTGCTACGCCGTCGACCGCACCGGCCACGCGCTGCTCCACACGCTCTACGAGCATTGCATGAAGAACGGCGTCCGCTTCTATCCCGAGTTCTACGCCACCGAGCTGATCATCCGCGACGGCGTCTGCCGCGGGATCGTCGCCTGGGACGTGATCAACGGCGGCGTGCACGTCTTCCACGCGAAGGCGGTCATGTTCGGCACGGGCGGCTACGGCAAGGTCTTCAAGATCACCTCGAACGCCCTGGCCAACACGGGCGACGGCCTGAGCCTCGTGCTCCGCGCCGGCCTGCCCCTCGAGGACATGGAGTTCGTGCAGTTCCACCCGACGGGCCTCTACCTGCAGGGCATACTCGTGAGCGAGGCGGCCCGCGGGGAGGGGGGCTACCTGATCAACGACACGGGCGAGCGCTTCATGGAGCGGTACGCCCCCGACAAGCTCGAGCTCGCGCCCCGCGACCTCGTCTCCCGCTCGATCCAGACGGAGATCAACGAGGGGCGCGGGATCGGCGGCGAGGCGTACGTCCACCTCGACCTCACCCATCTCGGGGCCGAGAAGATCATGCGCCAGCTTCCGCAGATCCACGAGCTCGCCTGGAAGTTCCTCCACGTCGACTGCACGAAGGAGCCGATCCCGATCCAGCCGACGGCCCACTACTCGATGGGGGGCATTCCCACCGACAAGGACGCCCGCGTGCTGCTCGACGGCAAGGAGACGCCGGTGACCGGCTTCTTCGCCGGCGGCGAGTGCGCCTGCGTCAGCGTCCACGGTGGAAACCGCCTGGGGACGAACTCCCTGCTCGAGGCCTCCCTCTTCGGGCGCCGCGCCGGCAAGTCGATGGTGCGGTTCCTCCGCGAGACCCGCGAGTTCCCCGAGCTTCCGGCCGACGCGGCCAGGGTCTCCATCGCGGAGATCGACCGCGTCCTCTCCGCCGACGGCGACCAGCGGGTCTCCGACCTGCGCGAGGAGCTGCAGGAGCGCATGACGCGCGACTGCGGGATCTTCCGCAACGCCGAGAAGCTCGAAGCGATGATGGCCGACCTCGTGAGTCTCGAGAAGCGGTTCGCCCGGATACGCATCGACGACCGGAGCCGCCGCTTCAACTACGACCTGCTCGAGGCGATCGAGCTGGGCCACATGCTCGAGTTCTCCGAGCTCATCGTCGCCGGCGCCCTCAAGCGCCAGGAGAGCCGCGGGGCCCACAGCCGCGTCGACTTCCCCAAGCGCGACGACGAGAAGTGGCTCAAACACACCCTCGCCTGGAAGACAGGCGGCGAGGTGCGGTTCGACTACAAGCCCGTCGTCATCACGCGCTTCCAGCCGAAAGAGCGCACGTATTAA